The DNA window TCTGCATATCGAATTGCCTTTTGAAACCGATACGAATTCCCATCTGGATGTGAAGTATCATCACCGCCGTTTTTCATCGCGCCTCGATGAATTCATGCGGATCAGTCACGCTGTGGTGGTGACGCCCGGCGGCATCGGGACCATGCTGGAGTTGTTTTATACCTGGCAGCTCATGCAGGTCGGTCATATCGCGCCCAGACCCTTCCTTTTGCTCGGCAGCATGTGGGAAGGACTTTTGGATTGGATGGAAAAATATCCGCTCGACCGCAAACTCATGGACCGCAAGGATTTCGACCAGATCGTGCTGGTCCGGTCCGTGGATGAGGTGGTAACGCATCTTATGCCGAGTATCCAGGAATTTTATAAGAAGAAGGCCGAAGCGGAAACGCAGGCTTGAGCTGACGCTTCAGCTCCTTTGTATGACAAAATGGCAATAATGTGCAGGTGCTTCTCGTCAGGAGCGTTGAAACCGGGGTATAAAAGGTGATCCTGGACGAGGGGTTCCACCTGGAGCACCATTGCTCATTGGTCGTCTGGATATTACAACTTCATTGCCGTCACTGCATTTATAGGTGACTTCCATCGCCTTTACCGTCGAAACTTAATGATTGGACTGTAGTCCGGGGAGCGTCTTTCAACTGATTCGATGAAACGTTTATTAACGTTACGAATTCCGGAGGAAGAGGGCGATCAATCCAAAATATACCATTCTTTCCCCCAGAGAAACGCACGGAAGCCTGACTCACGAACTCTCTCCCTGGTAAGACATCCGGGAAGGGGGGCCAAACTCATCATCTGTATCGAAATACGTGAGTGTTTCCTGTG is part of the Oligoflexus sp. genome and encodes:
- a CDS encoding LOG family protein, which produces MAVEPKRVRKFLSKKIQQLNEIVADLDSLVTEIGSDFYRVSIFGSARIKQDTDEYRQVYSLAKKLSAQGVDIVTGGGPGLMEAANVGAKEGSNQSRSYGLHIELPFETDTNSHLDVKYHHRRFSSRLDEFMRISHAVVVTPGGIGTMLELFYTWQLMQVGHIAPRPFLLLGSMWEGLLDWMEKYPLDRKLMDRKDFDQIVLVRSVDEVVTHLMPSIQEFYKKKAEAETQA